The DNA segment CGGGTCATAGGCAGCTGCCCGATTACTCCTATCCCGTacagggggtgggggtggcaccCACTCTGTCTCAGGATAAAGGTCTCTGTCGCGGTCTCTATAGAGTAACGGTGGCGTCCTGTCCCGGGCCCCCCGAAGAGGATCAGGTGGGGCTCCCCGGTGAGCCCCAAAAGCAGCCGCCTCCGCCACGAGCTCGTAATGAGCAGGGGGTGGCAAGGGCAGAGGCTGCAGGTAGGGCTGCTGGTACCGATGCTCAGTGTCAGCAAAGTCTACGCGGAGCCGGCGATCTGGCCCACCCAAGGGAAAACCGCGCATGTGGGTGCACGCTGCCTGCGCCGCGTCCAAGCTCTCATACTGGATATAGGCCCACGAATCACCTTTGCGGTAATCGATAGTGCGAATGGTGCCAAACCGATCAAACTCCCTGGCCAGGGCAGCGAGGGGCACCCAGGGCCCAAGGCCACCCACCCAGAGCCTGGTAGTCGGAGTGGCTTTACCATACCCAATCTTGATGGGGTTGCGCAGAAGCACCTTTCCTGACATGGCCAGCTTGGCCCTGTGTGCCATGTCCAGATTTTCAAATTTAAGAAAACCATACGTGCTGGTCTGCCCGCGCCCCGGCCTTTTGATGTCCACCTCGGTGATGACCCCAAAACGGTCAAAAGCTCGGCGTAAATCTGACTCGCTCACGGTGATGTCCAGGTTGCCCAGGAACAACGTGCGGTTGGCTCTCTGGTCATCCTCGGGGCTTATCTCCTCCTCGCCGGCAGCTCCagcaccccctcctcctccgcgAAAACCCCCAGCAGCCGCCACACCGGCCACCCGCTCCAGCCCATAGGCCGGCCGCACTCGTGCTTCGTAGAAACCCCCGTAGTCCCTCTCCCTCTCCAACTCCCTGGGCAGAGGGGGCGGAGGCGGCAAGCGGCCCAGGGCGAGCTGCTGCAGCCGGTAGTCTCGATAACCCAGGGCCCCACCGCTACCGGCGGGTGACAAGGCCCGCTGCGTCGCCCCAGCCGGGGGGTGCCGTAcagccgccgcggcggcagccgcCACCCCTACGGCTGCCGTGCCGTAGGGAGACTCCTTGTCCAGCAGCGCCGGGGAACGGCTGCTGCGCCGCCGGCTGCTCCCTCCGCCGCCCCCGACGTAGACGGCCTCGATTTTCAGCGGGCGGTCGTAGAGCACGAGGCGGCCGCGGGCGTGCTTGGCGGCGCGGGCGTCCTCGGGCCGGCGGAAGTTGACAAAGGCCACACGCTCGTCGGCGGCGCCGgtgccgggcgggaggcggctgATTTTGACGCTCACGTCGCCGAAGCGCTTGAACTCGTGGAAGAGCCCGTCCTCCACCGCCTCGTCGCTCAGCGCCGAGCCCAGCTCGCTGATCTTCAGCGTCTTGtactccccgccgccgcccgactcggaggaggaggaggacggggccGCTGCCGGCGCCCGGGACTcacccccgccgccgcggctgctgctgctccgcgACGCTTCCGCGGTtttgccgctgccgccgccgtaGCCGtgccggctgcccccgccgcccgccgccgccgccccggcctcgTACTCTCGGCTGCCGGCGCGGCCGGCCTTGTCCGGGTGCGGGCCGCGCCGGCTGCTCCCGCTGTTGCTCTCGTTGgaggccgccgctgccgccgctttCCCGCCGCTGCCGTTAGAGCCGCCGGAGCCGCTGGGCTTCTTGCTGCTCCGCTCGCCCCGCGCCGACGAGGAGGAGGACGCCGAGTcctcgccgcccccgccgccccgcgaaCGCTTGGCTTTGGCCGGCGAGCGCTCCTTGCCCTtcatggcggcgggcggcggggccccctcccgcccccggccctgctcccgcCGGCGGCCTCACCGACTGACTGACCGCCGCGCTCACGCACCCGCCGCCATCTTGGAAGCCGCGGCGGCAGcgagccccgccccgccggcgcccatTGGGCGCTCGGCGCCGGCCCGCCGCCCTCGTTGGCCGCCGAGCGCGTCACCCCcaccccctcgcccccgccgGGCGGAAGGCCCGCCcactccccctctctcccctttccGATTGGCTCAGCGGGCTGTCCT comes from the Mycteria americana isolate JAX WOST 10 ecotype Jacksonville Zoo and Gardens chromosome 20, USCA_MyAme_1.0, whole genome shotgun sequence genome and includes:
- the RBM15 gene encoding RNA-binding protein 15: MKGKERSPAKAKRSRGGGGGEDSASSSSSARGERSSKKPSGSGGSNGSGGKAAAAAASNESNSGSSRRGPHPDKAGRAGSREYEAGAAAAGGGGSRHGYGGGSGKTAEASRSSSSRGGGGESRAPAAAPSSSSSESGGGGEYKTLKISELGSALSDEAVEDGLFHEFKRFGDVSVKISRLPPGTGAADERVAFVNFRRPEDARAAKHARGRLVLYDRPLKIEAVYVGGGGGSSRRRSSRSPALLDKESPYGTAAVGVAAAAAAAVRHPPAGATQRALSPAGSGGALGYRDYRLQQLALGRLPPPPPLPRELERERDYGGFYEARVRPAYGLERVAGVAAAGGFRGGGGGAGAAGEEEISPEDDQRANRTLFLGNLDITVSESDLRRAFDRFGVITEVDIKRPGRGQTSTYGFLKFENLDMAHRAKLAMSGKVLLRNPIKIGYGKATPTTRLWVGGLGPWVPLAALAREFDRFGTIRTIDYRKGDSWAYIQYESLDAAQAACTHMRGFPLGGPDRRLRVDFADTEHRYQQPYLQPLPLPPPAHYELVAEAAAFGAHRGAPPDPLRGARDRTPPLLYRDRDRDLYPETEWVPPPPPVRDRSNRAAAYDPLESLERRRDGWSLERDRGERELGSSSRDQPRKRRLAEDGGRHLDRSPDSERSSSSRKRHCLATTSPPDRSPELLGGRERYSSDPERSSSRLLLLERPSPVRESRRGSLERGQNEKRDRKNSAERERKHRASAAAVAQECKSPAKKDERATEGGGGGSRLKPPPQKQQQDGASQAGGAPKLCLAWQGMLLLKNSNFPSNMHLLQGDLGVASSLLVEGATGGKVAQLKITQRLRLDQPKLDEVNRRIKVAGPNGYAILLAVPGASDNRSAAGAAEAATTSTQRPLRNLVSYLKQKQAAGVISLPVGGNKDKENSGVLHAFPPCDFSQQFLDSTAKALAKSEDDYLVMIIVRGAS